The following are from one region of the Candidatus Eremiobacteraceae bacterium genome:
- a CDS encoding GNAT family N-acetyltransferase, whose product MERTDDATLEHIDPHSARWLDFAKSHRQTLFQSSDWGDLVASTYGFPVRIAALVRGGSVVAGLPYAEVDDFRGRRRVAFAFADVCEPLGDDWAALEAALCAEGVPWQIRSRVAPGSLADSREIGVHQTVSLAGGAPGVTARLHPKQRARMRSAERAGLTHRLLSGDESVETFYALHSRLRVAKHRLLPQPRKFFERLAERFFPDRGFVVAAHAADRAVAAMLFIRWGDTLYYKFSASDLDLLSLHPNHYLLGKVLEEAATEGFSAVDLGISEDEGLVHFKLRLGAEAVPVYVGRYSQPEKSDAVRNMEAALADLTKILTEPDVPLAAAQAAGTELYRYFA is encoded by the coding sequence ATGGAACGCACAGACGACGCCACGCTCGAGCATATCGATCCCCATAGCGCGCGCTGGCTCGATTTCGCGAAGTCGCATCGGCAGACGCTATTCCAAAGTTCCGACTGGGGCGATCTCGTCGCGTCCACGTACGGCTTTCCCGTTCGGATTGCAGCGCTCGTGCGCGGCGGCAGCGTGGTCGCCGGATTGCCGTACGCCGAAGTCGATGACTTTCGCGGCCGGCGCAGAGTCGCGTTCGCGTTCGCCGACGTGTGCGAGCCGCTCGGCGACGATTGGGCCGCGCTCGAAGCTGCGTTGTGCGCAGAAGGCGTGCCGTGGCAAATCCGGTCGCGCGTCGCGCCCGGTTCGCTCGCGGATTCGCGCGAAATCGGCGTGCATCAGACGGTCTCTCTCGCCGGCGGAGCGCCCGGAGTCACCGCGCGTCTGCACCCAAAACAGCGGGCGCGAATGCGCTCCGCCGAACGCGCAGGACTAACGCATCGCCTCTTGAGCGGTGACGAATCCGTCGAGACATTCTACGCCCTTCATTCGCGGCTGCGCGTTGCCAAGCATCGCTTGCTGCCGCAGCCGCGCAAATTTTTTGAGCGGCTCGCCGAACGCTTTTTTCCCGACCGTGGATTCGTCGTCGCGGCGCACGCTGCCGACCGCGCCGTTGCGGCGATGCTTTTCATACGGTGGGGCGACACTCTGTACTACAAATTCAGCGCATCCGATCTGGACCTGCTGTCCTTGCATCCCAATCATTACCTGCTGGGCAAGGTTCTCGAAGAGGCCGCGACCGAGGGATTTAGCGCGGTCGATCTCGGCATCTCCGAAGACGAGGGGCTCGTTCACTTCAAGCTTCGCCTTGGCGCCGAGGCGGTTCCGGTGTACGTCGGAAGATACTCTCAGCCGGAGAAAAGTGACGCCGTACGCAACATGGAAGCGGCTCTCGCCGATCTCACCAAGATACTCACAGAGCCGGACGTGCCGCTCGCGGCGGCGCAAGCCGCGGGCACCGAACTCTACCGCTACTTCGCGTAA
- a CDS encoding alkaline phosphatase family protein produces the protein METADVRSKRLLVIGLDCATPELLFDRPDWKLPTLRALMARGTYGTLRTVTPAITIPAWACMMTGKDPGELGIYGFRNRTDHSYTGLRLATSLSVKERTLWDVLGAAGRDIVTIGVPPAYPPKPVNGTTVGCFLTPGPQSAYTYPASAKDEIAQLLHADYLVDCPNFRTEDKDGLLRQLYDMTERRFAVVEDWLERKPWDFFMFVEIGSDRLHHGFWKFFDPLHRGHVPGNKYQGVIRQYYEDLDAMLSRALARIDQDETHIFVVSDHGAKRMDGGICINEWLIREGYLTLKSIPDSPTPFAKLDVDWSRTSVWGEGGYYARVFFNIAGREPEGTVPPGRVEKLAEEVARKIAAIPDDLGRPLANEVFRPHEIYRTVRGIAPDLMVYFGDLHWRSVGSVGYRALHTFENDIGPDDANHARYGIYIEALADRPGLGRSDDVDILSMYERFARASGLALAG, from the coding sequence ATGGAAACTGCGGACGTGCGCTCCAAACGTCTGCTTGTCATCGGGCTCGATTGCGCGACGCCCGAACTGCTCTTCGACCGGCCTGATTGGAAGTTGCCCACACTGCGAGCATTGATGGCACGCGGCACCTACGGAACGCTGCGCACCGTCACGCCGGCCATCACCATTCCAGCATGGGCCTGCATGATGACGGGAAAAGATCCAGGCGAGCTCGGCATCTACGGATTTCGCAATCGAACCGATCATTCGTATACCGGTCTGCGGCTGGCCACGTCGTTGTCGGTCAAAGAACGAACGCTGTGGGATGTGCTCGGCGCCGCAGGCCGCGATATCGTCACCATCGGCGTGCCGCCGGCATATCCTCCGAAACCGGTGAACGGCACGACGGTCGGCTGCTTTCTCACGCCCGGACCGCAGAGCGCGTACACGTATCCCGCGAGTGCGAAAGATGAGATCGCCCAGCTCTTGCACGCCGACTATCTCGTCGATTGCCCGAATTTCCGAACCGAAGACAAAGACGGCCTGCTGCGCCAGCTTTACGACATGACGGAGCGCCGCTTCGCCGTGGTCGAAGACTGGCTCGAGCGCAAACCGTGGGACTTCTTCATGTTCGTCGAGATCGGTTCGGACCGTCTCCACCACGGCTTTTGGAAATTCTTCGACCCGCTGCATCGCGGGCACGTGCCCGGCAACAAATATCAGGGCGTCATCCGCCAATACTACGAAGACCTCGACGCCATGCTGTCGCGGGCGCTTGCACGGATCGACCAAGACGAGACGCATATATTCGTCGTCTCCGATCACGGCGCAAAGCGCATGGACGGCGGCATCTGCATCAACGAGTGGCTCATCCGAGAGGGCTACCTCACGCTGAAATCGATTCCGGACTCGCCCACGCCATTCGCAAAGCTGGACGTCGACTGGTCGCGCACGTCCGTTTGGGGTGAAGGCGGATACTATGCGCGCGTCTTTTTCAACATCGCCGGCCGCGAGCCCGAAGGCACGGTGCCGCCCGGCCGCGTCGAAAAGCTGGCCGAAGAAGTCGCGCGCAAAATAGCAGCCATCCCCGACGATTTGGGGCGGCCTCTCGCCAATGAAGTTTTCCGGCCGCACGAGATCTACCGCACAGTGCGCGGCATCGCACCCGATCTCATGGTCTATTTCGGCGATCTCCATTGGCGCTCGGTGGGATCGGTCGGCTACCGCGCGCTGCACACATTCGAAAACGACATCGGGCCCGACGACGCAAATCACGCCCGCTACGGCATCTACATCGAAGCGTTGGCGGACCGGCCGGGTCTCGGGCGATCAGACGACGTCGACATCCTTTCGATGTACGAGCGCTTCGCGCGCGCCTCGGGACTCGCGCTGGCCGGCTAA
- a CDS encoding PQQ-binding-like beta-propeller repeat protein, whose protein sequence is MPRHSTAPQSGAIPNYVPPNFPSADWPQFRRDDQRTGNNPNQTLITKANVATLAPKWISNSPGGMFASPVVFNGEVYKADLGGHILELNEATGATAWTFLSVDGAGFISTPAYSNGVLYEGTVKGGFYAVDAATGALKIQYPSVTPNASFESSALVAGGAVYVGVTNLHEDSTGCIVADQFVAFSPQSPTIVNDLTITPPGSSGASVWSSPMIDQNGYAYIATGNSCTGPALEAADAILKVGPATMKINWDQQGPPDGHDLDYGATPVYVNGMVVDGSKDGNVYAYVAATGVLAWKTNAGIASGAVIGSPASDGSHVFVPYYVAGAGGAIVALNLDGSVAWTLPTARDQSGIGVLSAPAVSQGMIFVGYAEAGCTTGPCNGISALDANTGQVLWRYATIHAIYAGPAIVDGGLIVGEFDGTSVYCFTPNGI, encoded by the coding sequence ATGCCGCGTCATAGCACAGCGCCGCAGTCCGGCGCGATTCCCAATTACGTGCCGCCCAACTTTCCGTCGGCCGACTGGCCGCAATTCCGCCGCGACGATCAGCGCACGGGGAACAATCCCAACCAGACGCTGATCACCAAGGCCAACGTGGCCACCCTCGCGCCGAAATGGATATCTAATTCACCGGGCGGCATGTTCGCGTCGCCTGTGGTCTTCAACGGCGAGGTGTACAAGGCCGACCTCGGCGGACACATTCTCGAATTGAATGAAGCCACCGGTGCGACGGCATGGACGTTCTTGTCGGTCGACGGCGCCGGGTTTATCAGCACGCCTGCCTACAGCAACGGCGTTCTCTACGAAGGAACGGTCAAGGGCGGATTTTACGCCGTCGACGCCGCGACCGGCGCGTTGAAGATTCAGTACCCGTCGGTCACGCCAAATGCGAGCTTTGAATCGTCGGCGCTAGTCGCAGGAGGCGCCGTATATGTGGGCGTCACCAACCTGCACGAGGACAGCACTGGCTGTATCGTCGCTGATCAATTTGTCGCGTTTTCGCCTCAGTCGCCAACGATCGTGAATGACCTTACCATAACACCTCCGGGATCCAGCGGCGCAAGCGTCTGGTCGTCGCCGATGATCGATCAGAACGGGTATGCCTATATTGCCACCGGCAACTCGTGTACGGGGCCGGCGCTTGAAGCCGCCGACGCGATCCTCAAAGTGGGTCCCGCGACGATGAAGATCAACTGGGACCAACAGGGGCCGCCGGACGGCCACGATCTCGACTACGGTGCGACGCCGGTCTACGTCAACGGCATGGTCGTTGATGGATCAAAAGATGGCAATGTCTACGCGTACGTCGCAGCCACCGGAGTGCTGGCTTGGAAGACCAATGCCGGCATCGCGAGCGGCGCCGTCATCGGCTCGCCCGCGAGCGACGGGTCGCACGTCTTCGTGCCTTATTACGTGGCGGGGGCGGGCGGCGCGATTGTCGCGCTAAATCTTGACGGAAGTGTGGCATGGACTCTGCCGACGGCCCGCGATCAGAGCGGCATCGGCGTCCTGTCGGCACCGGCCGTCTCGCAAGGCATGATTTTCGTGGGCTACGCAGAGGCCGGCTGCACGACCGGACCGTGCAACGGCATATCGGCACTCGATGCGAACACTGGCCAGGTGCTCTGGCGCTACGCCACGATCCACGCGATCTATGCCGGACCGGCCATCGTCGACGGCGGCTTAATCGTAGGCGAATTTGACGGCACGTCGGTATATTGCTTCACGCCGAACGGCATATGA